One window of the Bacteroidales bacterium genome contains the following:
- a CDS encoding mechanosensitive ion channel, whose protein sequence is MKELKEILNIELFNINENTFKLSNLLLILVIFLGTKILLWIVKSSFKRKTRNRKDEKGNYLAIYQLIKYFAWVVAIIFIIETLGIDVTVLIAGSAALLVGIGMGLQQTFNDFISGIILLSEGSIKVGDVLEINGDVVIVKHIGIRTSKVINREDIIIIVPNSLITSNSVINWSHQSEMSRFSVEVGVAYGSDIDLVINILEESAKEHKKVANDHKIEARFLDFADSSLNFQILFFSEDVFRIEGIKSDIRKIIYKKFIENNIKIPFPQMDVHLDK, encoded by the coding sequence ATGAAAGAATTAAAAGAGATATTAAACATCGAATTATTTAATATTAATGAAAATACTTTTAAATTAAGTAACTTATTGTTGATACTTGTTATTTTCCTCGGAACAAAAATTTTGCTTTGGATAGTAAAATCTTCATTTAAGCGAAAAACACGTAACAGGAAAGATGAAAAGGGCAATTATTTAGCAATATATCAGCTTATTAAATATTTTGCATGGGTTGTAGCTATTATTTTTATTATAGAAACATTAGGAATTGATGTAACCGTTTTAATTGCCGGTTCTGCTGCACTTTTAGTCGGTATCGGTATGGGTTTGCAACAAACTTTTAATGATTTTATTTCAGGAATTATATTGTTATCAGAAGGGTCAATAAAAGTTGGTGATGTATTAGAAATTAATGGTGATGTTGTTATTGTTAAACATATAGGTATCAGAACATCAAAAGTTATTAATCGTGAAGATATAATTATTATTGTTCCTAATTCTTTAATAACTTCAAATAGTGTGATTAATTGGAGTCATCAATCAGAAATGTCAAGATTTTCTGTAGAAGTCGGAGTTGCTTATGGTAGTGATATTGATTTAGTAATTAATATTTTAGAAGAGAGTGCAAAGGAACATAAAAAGGTTGCAAACGACCATAAAATAGAAGCCAGATTTCTTGACTTTGCCGATTCATCTTTGAACTTTCAAATTTTATTTTTTAGTGAGGATGTATTTAGAATTGAGGGTATTAAAAGTGATATTAGAAAAATTATATATAAGAAATTTATTGAAAATAACATCAAAATACCGTTCCCGCAAATGGATGTTCATTTAGATAAGTAA
- a CDS encoding CBS domain-containing protein: MFDNSYYDNTFAHDLMRIPPAIIEKSEKMKSVINKFNKTDSWNLPVTENNRYIGFVSKSRMFNEYRKLLVTISHE, encoded by the coding sequence ATGTTTGATAATTCATATTATGATAATACATTTGCACACGACTTAATGAGAATTCCTCCTGCAATTATTGAGAAATCAGAAAAAATGAAATCAGTTATTAATAAATTTAACAAAACCGACTCATGGAATTTACCTGTTACGGAAAATAATAGGTACATAGGATTTGTTTCAAAATCAAGAATGTTCAATGAATACCGGAAACTTTTAGTAACTATTTCGCATGAATGA
- a CDS encoding chloride channel protein: protein MNDSKSEISGFRSRYKKMMHRYTFKLLKWRIRHLPDKQFIMFLSAIIGLLSGIIAFTIKGAVHLIQLLLKSPVFEETRYFLYIIFPAIGIFLTVIFIKYLIKKKVEHGIPGVLYAISKKHGFMKPHNLFSSIITSAFTVGFGGSVGLEGPTVATGAAYGSNLGKIFHLSYKQRMLLLGAAAAGAMSAIFKAPLAGIVFALEVIMIDLTMYTVIPILISSVTGALSSYFLFGLGVIYPFDLKTAFVMSDLPYYLLLGILTGLVASYFTYVYVFIEKLFSRFKRIYIRLFAGAIILGVLIYFFPFFYGEGYEVTNSALHGKFDYLHDNHIFGDFSDNKYIILILFLIIILLKVVATSVTFGAGGIGGIFAPTLFTGANTGLFFTFIMSIFGVGTLQKENFAMVGMAGMIAGVLHAPLTAIFLIGDLTGGYGLFIPLMVVSTISFATARIFHKNSVYTIQLAGRGELMTHHKDKNVLSMMRIDKLIEKNFYVLKPETNLKEIKEAFIKSERNIFPVVDDNNMFLGIITIANFKDVIFDEEKYETVFASNLMFKPLIHIELSESMENIAQKIQKSGLFNIVVLDKGKYAGFVSRANVFSSYRRLLKHFSDD from the coding sequence ATGAATGATTCCAAATCAGAAATATCAGGTTTCAGAAGTCGGTACAAAAAAATGATGCACCGTTATACATTTAAATTGTTAAAATGGAGAATTAGGCATCTCCCTGACAAACAGTTCATTATGTTTCTGTCTGCAATTATAGGTTTGCTTTCGGGAATTATTGCTTTTACGATTAAAGGTGCCGTTCATCTCATTCAATTACTTCTTAAAAGTCCTGTTTTTGAAGAAACACGCTATTTTTTATACATTATTTTTCCCGCTATCGGAATTTTCCTTACAGTAATCTTTATCAAATACCTTATTAAGAAAAAAGTTGAACACGGTATTCCGGGTGTATTGTATGCTATTTCAAAGAAACACGGTTTTATGAAACCGCATAATCTTTTTTCTTCAATAATAACAAGTGCTTTTACGGTCGGTTTCGGGGGGTCGGTCGGTTTGGAAGGTCCCACGGTAGCAACGGGTGCCGCATACGGTTCAAATCTCGGAAAAATATTTCATTTAAGTTACAAGCAAAGAATGTTGTTACTCGGAGCAGCAGCAGCCGGAGCAATGTCTGCAATATTTAAAGCTCCTTTGGCAGGTATTGTTTTTGCTTTGGAAGTAATAATGATAGACCTCACTATGTACACCGTAATTCCTATACTTATATCTTCGGTAACGGGTGCTCTGTCCTCATATTTCCTTTTCGGGTTAGGTGTTATTTACCCTTTCGATTTAAAAACGGCATTCGTTATGAGCGATTTGCCGTATTATTTGTTGCTCGGAATTTTAACCGGATTAGTCGCATCATATTTCACATATGTATATGTATTTATTGAAAAACTTTTTTCACGATTTAAAAGAATATACATCAGGCTGTTTGCGGGAGCAATAATACTCGGAGTATTAATATATTTCTTTCCTTTCTTTTACGGTGAAGGCTATGAAGTTACAAATTCAGCTTTGCACGGTAAATTTGACTATTTACATGACAATCATATTTTTGGTGATTTCTCTGATAATAAGTATATTATATTGATTCTGTTTCTTATAATAATATTGCTTAAGGTTGTTGCAACTTCTGTTACTTTCGGTGCAGGAGGAATTGGCGGAATCTTTGCTCCTACATTATTTACGGGTGCAAATACCGGATTGTTCTTTACTTTTATTATGAGCATTTTTGGTGTAGGAACACTTCAAAAAGAAAATTTTGCAATGGTAGGAATGGCAGGAATGATTGCCGGTGTTTTACATGCACCGCTTACTGCTATTTTTTTAATCGGTGATTTAACGGGAGGCTACGGATTATTTATTCCGCTTATGGTTGTTTCGACAATTTCGTTTGCAACCGCCAGAATTTTCCATAAAAACTCTGTTTATACAATACAATTAGCCGGAAGAGGTGAGTTAATGACACATCATAAAGACAAAAATGTACTTTCAATGATGAGAATTGATAAGTTGATTGAAAAAAACTTTTACGTTTTAAAACCCGAAACTAATTTAAAAGAAATTAAAGAGGCATTTATAAAATCAGAACGGAACATTTTTCCTGTTGTTGATGATAATAATATGTTTTTGGGAATTATTACGATAGCAAATTTTAAAGACGTTATTTTTGACGAAGAAAAATACGAAACTGTATTTGCAAGCAATTTAATGTTTAAGCCATTGATTCATATAGAGTTAAGCGAAAGCATGGAAAATATTGCACAGAAAATACAAAAAAGTGGTTTATTTAATATTGTTGTTTTGGATAAAGGAAAATATGCGGGATTTGTTTCAAGAGCAAATGTTTTTTCTTCATACAGAAGGTTGCTTAAGCATTTTTCGGATGATTAA
- a CDS encoding DUF1599 domain-containing protein, whose product MPDTNKQYDEVKKICEDIFVKKLQDYGTAWRILRTSSLTDQIYIKAQRIRTLETTTEQKVDEGIVPEYIGIINYSIIALIQIELGTSEDVNMDVELATKLYVKYFTEAKELMFKKNHDYDEAWRSMRVSSFTDLILMKIFRTKEIENNKGKTLISENVDANYFDMINYAVFAMIKMVIEKK is encoded by the coding sequence ATGCCCGATACAAATAAGCAATACGATGAAGTAAAAAAAATATGTGAAGATATTTTTGTGAAAAAATTGCAAGATTACGGCACGGCTTGGCGTATTTTAAGAACAAGTTCTCTTACGGACCAAATATATATAAAAGCACAACGAATAAGAACACTTGAAACAACAACCGAGCAAAAAGTTGATGAAGGAATAGTTCCGGAATATATAGGAATAATAAATTATTCAATAATAGCATTGATACAAATAGAACTCGGAACAAGCGAAGATGTAAATATGGATGTTGAACTTGCAACAAAACTTTATGTGAAATACTTCACTGAAGCAAAGGAACTTATGTTTAAAAAAAATCATGATTATGACGAAGCATGGAGAAGTATGCGAGTAAGTTCTTTTACCGATTTGATTTTAATGAAAATATTCAGAACAAAAGAAATTGAAAACAATAAGGGCAAAACATTAATATCTGAAAATGTTGATGCTAACTATTTTGATATGATAAATTATGCAGTTTTTGCAATGATAAAAATGGTAATTGAAAAAAAATGA
- a CDS encoding DoxX family protein: MKTLITISRIITGVVFAFSGFVKSVDPIGTQIKFEDYFGAMGLDFLMPVALTFSILLNAAELVIGLMLIFNLFPKLTSWTALLFLIIFTPLTFWLAIANPVTDCGCFGDAIKLTNWQTFWKNVVLLAFVLLFFINRKKVTSKYSIKKASINTVIFLIAVFSFQFHNLVNLPLIDFRPFKIGVNIKEASSTPEDAEKDVYETALFYKNLQTGESKEFSIDNIPYEDTLTWEYDTTITKLISKGYEPSIHDFFLNNLSGRDLTEQILNNTETSFILILHNFEKGIKKLDNKIKDISYFAKQNNINFYCFTSSESSEIQIYKERLPKYIKICTGDYKMLKTFIRANPGFVVLKDAVIIDKQHYKNIDLNDFKK, translated from the coding sequence ATGAAAACATTAATAACAATCAGCAGAATAATTACAGGAGTAGTTTTCGCTTTTTCCGGGTTTGTAAAATCAGTTGACCCGATAGGAACTCAAATAAAGTTTGAAGATTATTTTGGTGCAATGGGTTTAGATTTTTTAATGCCTGTTGCTTTAACTTTCTCAATTTTATTAAATGCGGCAGAGCTTGTAATCGGTTTAATGTTAATTTTTAACCTTTTCCCGAAACTAACTTCTTGGACAGCATTACTTTTCTTAATAATTTTCACACCTTTAACTTTTTGGCTTGCAATTGCAAATCCTGTAACAGATTGCGGTTGTTTCGGTGATGCAATAAAACTTACTAACTGGCAAACATTTTGGAAAAACGTAGTTTTATTAGCTTTCGTTTTACTGTTCTTTATTAACAGAAAGAAAGTAACTTCAAAATACAGTATTAAAAAAGCAAGTATTAATACCGTTATTTTTCTAATAGCTGTTTTCTCTTTTCAGTTTCATAATCTTGTTAACTTACCATTAATTGATTTCAGACCGTTCAAAATTGGAGTGAATATAAAAGAAGCATCATCAACACCCGAAGATGCAGAAAAAGATGTATATGAAACGGCATTATTTTATAAAAATTTACAAACCGGAGAAAGCAAAGAATTCTCGATTGACAATATACCCTATGAGGATACTTTGACTTGGGAATATGATACAACAATTACAAAATTAATATCAAAAGGTTATGAACCGTCTATACATGATTTCTTTTTAAACAATTTGTCAGGTAGAGATTTAACGGAACAAATTTTAAATAACACGGAAACCTCTTTTATTTTAATTCTTCATAATTTTGAGAAAGGAATTAAAAAATTAGATAATAAGATTAAAGATATTTCTTATTTTGCGAAACAAAATAATATCAATTTTTATTGTTTTACTTCTTCTGAATCTTCAGAAATTCAAATTTACAAAGAACGTTTGCCTAAGTATATTAAAATATGTACGGGAGATTATAAAATGTTAAAAACATTTATAAGAGCAAATCCCGGTTTCGTTGTTCTTAAAGATGCTGTTATAATTGATAAGCAGCATTATAAAAATATTGATTTAAACGATTTTAAAAAATAA
- the tpiA gene encoding triose-phosphate isomerase gives MRKKIVAGNWKMNTILREGVSLASDINKGLKDFSLREEVEVIIAPPFTHLTFVKQVIDNDNIKVSAQNCAAEDKGAYTGEVSAEMLKMLGCGAVILGHSERRAYYNETSETLFKKVNQALANNLTPIFCCGEMLEQREAGNHFNIVETQISDGLFHLSESDFAKVVIAYEPVWAIGTGVTASKEQAQEMHEFIRKIVKTKYGNNIAENLTILYGGSVKPSNAKEIFAQPDVDGGLIGGASLNAESFIDIIKAI, from the coding sequence ATGAGAAAAAAAATAGTTGCCGGAAACTGGAAAATGAACACGATATTAAGAGAAGGCGTATCATTGGCTTCTGATATAAATAAAGGTTTAAAAGATTTCAGTTTAAGGGAAGAAGTTGAAGTTATTATTGCTCCGCCTTTCACTCATTTAACTTTTGTAAAGCAAGTTATTGATAATGACAACATTAAGGTTTCTGCTCAGAACTGTGCCGCAGAAGATAAAGGAGCATATACGGGAGAAGTTTCTGCCGAAATGTTAAAAATGTTAGGTTGCGGGGCAGTAATTTTAGGGCATTCGGAACGAAGAGCATATTATAACGAAACCTCCGAAACTTTATTTAAAAAAGTAAACCAAGCATTAGCAAATAACTTAACTCCGATTTTTTGTTGCGGTGAAATGCTTGAACAAAGAGAAGCCGGTAATCACTTTAATATTGTTGAAACTCAAATTTCTGACGGCTTATTTCATCTGTCCGAGAGTGATTTTGCAAAAGTTGTAATTGCTTATGAACCGGTTTGGGCAATAGGTACAGGTGTAACGGCTTCAAAAGAGCAAGCACAAGAAATGCATGAGTTTATTCGAAAAATTGTTAAAACAAAATACGGAAATAATATTGCCGAAAATTTAACAATTTTATACGGCGGAAGCGTTAAACCTTCAAATGCAAAAGAAATATTTGCTCAGCCTGATGTTGACGGAGGTTTAATCGGAGGAGCATCACTAAATGCTGAAAGTTTTATTGATATTATAAAAGCCATATAG
- the citD gene encoding citrate lyase acyl carrier protein produces MNKKVYTAGDNNPKTRSDCFVTLEITKNNGINIELISKVAGLYGDSIKKLCKEELNFFGIKNANIKIQDTGALDFTIAARIEAAVKQAIETDKEFLLDILDENKYSTKKGDFRFSRLYLPGNSPKMMLNAGVHGANGIILDLEDSVAPSKKAEARLIVRNALRSIDFYGAERMVRINQLPMGLEDVKYVASHYVNLILIPKCESANQILQVEEEIEKERKKHGFDYPVYFMPIIESALGIENAFEIASSSENVVALAIGLEDFTADLGVKRTKEGKESLYARTRLVNACKAAGIQPIDSVFSDVADEDGLRNTVKESKMLGFEGIGCIHPRQIMPIHESFAPEQSEIDRAKKIIKAFNEATEKGLGVISIGSKMIDPPVVKRAEKTINLALKLNLLSKKWLEED; encoded by the coding sequence ATGAATAAAAAAGTATATACGGCAGGAGATAATAATCCGAAAACAAGGTCGGATTGTTTTGTTACTTTAGAAATAACAAAAAACAACGGAATTAATATTGAATTAATAAGTAAAGTTGCAGGTTTGTACGGTGACTCTATTAAGAAACTGTGTAAAGAAGAACTAAATTTCTTCGGAATAAAAAATGCAAATATAAAAATACAAGACACGGGAGCTCTTGATTTCACAATTGCTGCAAGAATCGAAGCTGCTGTTAAGCAAGCAATAGAAACAGATAAGGAGTTTTTGCTTGATATACTTGACGAAAATAAATACAGTACAAAAAAAGGCGATTTCAGATTTTCAAGATTATACCTTCCGGGAAACTCTCCGAAAATGATGCTTAATGCCGGAGTACACGGTGCAAACGGTATTATATTAGACCTTGAAGACTCAGTTGCACCCTCAAAAAAAGCAGAAGCAAGATTGATTGTTCGTAATGCATTAAGAAGCATTGATTTCTACGGAGCCGAGAGAATGGTGAGAATCAACCAATTACCCATGGGCTTAGAGGATGTTAAATATGTTGCATCACATTATGTTAACTTAATTCTAATTCCGAAATGTGAAAGTGCAAATCAAATTCTTCAAGTTGAAGAAGAAATTGAAAAAGAAAGAAAAAAACACGGCTTTGATTACCCTGTTTATTTTATGCCTATTATTGAAAGTGCTCTCGGAATTGAAAATGCTTTTGAAATTGCAAGTTCATCAGAAAATGTTGTTGCATTGGCAATAGGGCTTGAAGATTTTACGGCAGATTTGGGAGTAAAAAGAACCAAAGAGGGCAAAGAATCATTATATGCGAGAACTCGTTTAGTTAATGCATGTAAAGCCGCCGGAATTCAACCTATAGATTCAGTTTTTTCTGATGTTGCCGATGAAGATGGTTTACGAAATACAGTAAAAGAAAGTAAAATGTTAGGGTTTGAAGGTATAGGTTGTATTCATCCTCGCCAAATAATGCCCATACATGAAAGTTTTGCTCCCGAACAATCAGAAATCGACAGAGCAAAAAAAATTATTAAAGCATTCAATGAAGCAACAGAAAAAGGTTTGGGCGTAATTTCAATAGGTTCAAAAATGATTGACCCTCCGGTTGTGAAAAGAGCTGAAAAAACTATTAACTTAGCCCTGAAATTAAACCTTTTATCAAAAAAATGGCTTGAAGAAGACTAA
- a CDS encoding PorT family protein — protein MKKQLLIFFTGILMTFTSMSQSNIGIIIGGGVSDFRIRTDSIAGDKILNKEDLNFRIMYQAGFNFENILIERQLYLQFGLQARSSGYSSHNDSIGMYFHTIHIPLEIKYKYFFDRRGEGYVYGSAGPYASASYRGIQYNYEAVDNFLADTNGNLEMYNPRIKLGKSSSDDIMAFDYGVNAGFGFGYSNFQIGYNFGLGFANMVPKALSEAESSKLLLRNGYHSVTLGFYFSNK, from the coding sequence ATGAAAAAACAATTGCTGATTTTTTTTACGGGAATTTTAATGACATTTACATCAATGTCTCAAAGTAATATAGGAATAATTATCGGAGGCGGTGTTTCCGATTTCAGAATAAGAACTGACAGTATTGCCGGTGATAAAATTTTAAATAAAGAAGATTTAAATTTCCGTATAATGTATCAAGCAGGTTTTAATTTTGAGAACATTTTGATAGAAAGACAATTATATTTGCAATTTGGTTTACAAGCCAGAAGCAGCGGTTATTCATCTCATAATGACAGCATAGGAATGTACTTTCATACTATTCATATTCCGCTTGAAATAAAATATAAATATTTCTTTGACAGAAGAGGAGAAGGATATGTTTACGGTTCGGCAGGCCCGTATGCATCTGCTTCTTACAGAGGAATACAATATAATTATGAAGCGGTTGATAATTTTTTAGCAGATACTAACGGAAATCTTGAAATGTATAATCCGAGAATAAAACTCGGAAAATCATCTTCTGACGATATTATGGCTTTTGATTACGGAGTAAATGCCGGTTTCGGTTTCGGTTACAGCAATTTTCAAATAGGTTATAATTTCGGGCTCGGATTTGCTAATATGGTTCCGAAAGCTTTATCAGAAGCTGAGTCTTCAAAATTATTACTTCGTAACGGTTATCATTCAGTTACATTAGGTTTTTATTTCTCTAATAAATAA
- the nth gene encoding endonuclease III — MTKKERYKKLIEYFQKNMPVAETELNYNNPYELLVAVILSAQCTDKRVNIITVDLFKRFTDAKVLSEADKEEVFEYIRSCSYPNNKAKYLVETAKMLVNDFDNKIPSDIDELQKLPGVGRKTANVIASVIYNKPTMAVDTHVFRVSERIGLTTNSKTPLTTEKELVKHFPEDIIPLAHHWLILHGRYVCKAKRPNCKECGLKNICRFIERQND; from the coding sequence ATGACAAAAAAAGAACGATACAAAAAACTTATAGAATATTTTCAAAAAAATATGCCTGTTGCCGAAACAGAATTGAATTATAATAACCCTTATGAATTATTAGTTGCGGTAATTTTATCGGCACAATGCACAGATAAACGTGTTAATATTATTACCGTTGATCTTTTTAAAAGATTTACAGATGCAAAAGTTTTGTCAGAGGCAGATAAAGAAGAAGTTTTTGAATATATCAGATCTTGTTCGTATCCGAATAATAAAGCAAAATATCTTGTAGAAACGGCAAAAATGTTAGTAAATGATTTTGATAATAAAATTCCTTCGGATATTGATGAGCTTCAAAAATTACCGGGAGTAGGTCGAAAAACAGCAAATGTTATTGCATCAGTAATTTACAATAAGCCTACAATGGCGGTTGATACTCATGTTTTCAGAGTTTCTGAAAGGATAGGGTTAACAACAAACTCAAAAACACCTCTTACTACCGAAAAAGAGTTAGTTAAACATTTTCCGGAAGATATAATTCCTCTTGCACACCATTGGTTGATATTACACGGAAGATATGTTTGCAAAGCAAAAAGACCGAATTGTAAAGAGTGCGGACTGAAGAATATTTGCAGATTTATTGAAAGACAAAATGACTAA
- a CDS encoding putative porin yields MTKKFNKKYFILFIVFFSFASLKAQHDSDSLKNILLIWNLEDNFTKNNIQLEDSSAETFHNSSDEEKWSILTSNLGNFGSANISDIFIKRDDDFNRDFLFSSPYFIFLKNSGNVNYYNTRRPYTAVMHTTSTKIRNLQTINFTHTQNINPNFNVAANFDFLTSKGQTDFQETKVNTSVITLNYNKNRYFLHASFVFNKINNENSGGFIDSLGSDTKFPPPNMTEANISLNNQEISATQQYRFGQYKNISYRDTIMKVLEPKISLSHNLVLYKKYRLYSDTEIPRSETTSGSGLYNNFFYNEEFTSDSISLTGISNKIKLGSEQVFEEKNKFGFSIILEADLKEYYNFKDYIILENSNVFFENNVTAKIFSEKFLNSETFFFVKYYYTGFRKNDFRTKFDLIKVFKVLKSPVLFNINFEYTNYKPDYFKQNYYSNHFFWENELEKIKEYEGLISFKSEKYKTQASFNTSAIYNYTFLEPAKGFLQYDSIIFILTANLKKDFSLNKFKISNNIYWQKSSNENKIPLPQLALLHSTSIKFQYKDALLTYLGYEVYFSSKYKVLNFNSAIGQFYSEGINSPVIGNYPFVGVFMNLKIKKNVLLSFKFQHINSGLLNVKYPVQINHYPVYGRLFKFSIRWTFKN; encoded by the coding sequence GTGACTAAGAAATTTAACAAAAAATATTTTATTCTATTTATTGTCTTTTTCAGTTTTGCCTCACTTAAAGCTCAACATGATTCAGATTCTTTAAAAAATATTCTTTTAATTTGGAATTTGGAAGATAACTTTACAAAGAACAACATTCAACTTGAAGACAGCTCTGCAGAAACTTTTCATAACTCAAGCGATGAAGAAAAATGGAGTATATTAACTTCTAATCTAGGAAACTTCGGCTCTGCAAATATATCTGATATTTTCATTAAAAGAGATGACGATTTTAACCGAGATTTCCTATTTAGTTCTCCTTATTTTATCTTCTTAAAAAATTCCGGAAATGTTAATTACTACAATACTCGCCGCCCTTATACAGCTGTAATGCATACAACATCAACAAAAATAAGAAACTTACAAACTATTAATTTTACTCATACACAAAATATAAATCCAAATTTTAATGTCGCTGCAAATTTTGATTTTTTAACATCAAAGGGACAAACAGATTTTCAGGAAACAAAAGTTAATACTTCTGTAATTACATTAAACTATAATAAAAACAGATACTTTTTACATGCTTCTTTTGTCTTTAATAAAATAAACAATGAAAACAGCGGAGGTTTTATTGATTCATTAGGCAGTGATACAAAATTTCCCCCTCCGAATATGACAGAAGCAAATATTTCACTTAACAATCAAGAAATATCCGCAACTCAACAATATAGGTTCGGTCAATACAAAAATATATCTTACAGAGATACAATTATGAAAGTATTAGAACCAAAAATAAGCTTATCGCACAACTTAGTACTATATAAAAAATACAGGCTTTATTCCGACACGGAAATACCGCGTTCCGAAACAACCTCAGGAAGCGGATTATATAACAATTTTTTCTATAACGAAGAGTTTACGTCTGATTCAATTTCATTAACGGGTATTTCAAACAAAATAAAACTGGGCAGCGAACAAGTTTTTGAAGAAAAAAACAAATTCGGATTCTCAATTATTTTAGAGGCAGATTTGAAAGAATATTATAACTTCAAAGATTACATAATTCTTGAAAACAGCAATGTGTTTTTTGAAAATAATGTTACAGCTAAAATATTCTCTGAAAAATTCTTAAATTCCGAAACATTTTTTTTTGTAAAATATTATTATACCGGTTTCAGAAAAAATGATTTCAGAACAAAGTTTGATTTAATTAAAGTTTTTAAGGTATTAAAAAGCCCTGTTTTATTTAACATCAATTTTGAATATACAAACTACAAACCTGACTATTTTAAACAAAATTATTACTCAAATCACTTTTTTTGGGAAAATGAACTTGAAAAAATAAAAGAATATGAAGGCTTAATTAGCTTTAAATCAGAAAAATACAAAACACAAGCTTCTTTCAATACATCTGCGATATATAATTACACATTTCTTGAACCTGCAAAAGGTTTTTTGCAATATGATTCTATAATTTTTATTTTAACGGCAAATTTAAAGAAAGATTTCTCGCTTAATAAATTCAAGATTTCAAATAATATTTATTGGCAAAAATCTTCAAATGAAAATAAAATTCCGCTGCCTCAATTAGCCTTATTGCATTCAACATCAATAAAATTTCAATACAAGGATGCCTTATTAACTTATTTGGGCTACGAAGTTTATTTTTCTTCAAAATATAAAGTATTAAACTTTAATTCAGCAATAGGGCAGTTCTATTCTGAGGGTATTAACTCGCCCGTAATCGGGAATTATCCTTTTGTAGGAGTTTTTATGAATTTAAAAATAAAGAAAAATGTTTTACTTTCTTTTAAATTTCAGCATATTAATTCCGGACTTTTAAATGTAAAATATCCCGTTCAAATTAATCATTATCCGGTTTACGGAAGATTATTCAAGTTCTCAATTCGTTGGACTTTTAAAAATTAG
- a CDS encoding bifunctional enoyl-CoA hydratase/phosphate acetyltransferase: MLKKISELYDRIQAKENIKKLVLAAAADDHSLDAVFSAKSKQIIEPILVGDKNEIRKLCNDNGYDLKNIELIHTSNKSEAVKKSIQLIKSGGADILMKGNVGTATLLKGVLNDEWGLKIGNLLSHFAFFELQNYYKLIGLTDVAMNIAPTLKEKAGIIQNAVNYMLKIGYKEPKVAVIGAVETVNEKMTATIDAAILSKMAQRNQIPDCIIDGPLAFDNAMSKESAKHKKIISEVAGEADLLLMPNIEAGNVLYKSFSYTGGKLAAVILGASAPIVLTSRSDSEESKLNSIVLAAVS, encoded by the coding sequence ATGTTAAAAAAGATTTCTGAATTATATGACAGAATTCAGGCAAAAGAAAACATAAAAAAACTAGTATTAGCTGCCGCAGCCGACGACCATTCATTAGATGCAGTTTTTTCGGCAAAATCAAAACAAATTATTGAGCCGATATTAGTAGGCGATAAAAATGAAATCAGAAAACTATGTAACGATAACGGTTATGATTTAAAAAATATTGAACTTATTCATACCTCAAACAAATCCGAAGCTGTTAAAAAAAGCATTCAATTAATTAAATCCGGCGGTGCAGATATTTTAATGAAAGGAAATGTAGGAACGGCAACTTTATTAAAAGGGGTGTTAAATGATGAGTGGGGTTTAAAAATCGGAAATCTTTTATCTCACTTTGCATTTTTTGAGCTTCAAAATTATTATAAACTAATAGGCTTAACAGATGTTGCAATGAATATTGCTCCGACATTAAAAGAAAAAGCCGGCATTATTCAAAACGCGGTAAACTATATGCTTAAAATTGGATACAAAGAACCCAAAGTTGCCGTAATAGGAGCAGTTGAAACTGTTAATGAAAAAATGACTGCAACAATTGATGCTGCTATTCTTTCGAAAATGGCACAACGTAATCAAATACCTGATTGTATTATTGACGGACCTCTGGCTTTTGATAATGCCATGAGTAAAGAAAGTGCCAAGCATAAAAAAATAATATCGGAAGTTGCCGGGGAAGCTGATTTATTATTGATGCCTAATATTGAAGCAGGCAACGTTTTATACAAATCATTTTCATATACCGGAGGAAAACTTGCAGCAGTAATTTTAGGTGCAAGTGCTCCTATAGTATTAACATCTCGTTCAGATTCAGAAGAATCCAAATTAAACAGTATTGTATTAGCCGCTGTTTCTTAA